In Sphaeramia orbicularis chromosome 12, fSphaOr1.1, whole genome shotgun sequence, the following proteins share a genomic window:
- the drg1 gene encoding developmentally-regulated GTP-binding protein 1: protein MSILAKIAEIENEMNRTQKNKATAHHLGLLKARLAKLRRELITPKGGSGGGTGEGFDVAKTGDARVGFVGFPSVGKSTLLSNLAGVYSEVAAYEFTTLTTVPGVIRYKGAKIQLLDLPGIIEGAKDGKGRGRQVIAVARTCNLILIVLDVLKPLVHKKLIEHELEGFGIRLNKQPPNIGFKKKDKGGINFTATCAQSELDAETVKTILAEYKIHNADITLRSDATADDLIDVVEGNRVYIPCIYVLNKIDQISIEELDIIYKVPHCVPISAHHRWNFDDLLEKMWDYLRLVRIYTKPKGQLPDYTSPVVLPDGRTAVEDFCLKIHKNLIKEFKYALVWGSSVKHNPQKVGKDHILEDEDVIQLVKK from the exons ATGAACAGGACGCAGAAGAACAAGGCCACAGCACATCACTTGGGTCTACTCAAAGCACGTCTTGCCAAACTGAGGAGAGAGCTCATCACACCCAAAGGAGGGAGTGGTGGAGGAACAGGAGAGG GTTTTGATGTGGCAAAAACTGGGGATGCGCGTGTCGGGTTTGTTGGGTTTCCTTCAGTGGGAAAGTCTACACTTCTAAGTAACCTTGCTGGTGTGTACTCTGAGGTTGCGGCCTATGAGTTCACCACTCTGACAACGGTGCCTGGAGTCATTCGATATAAAGGTGCCAAAATTCAG cTTCTGGATCTCCCAGGAATCATTGAAGGGGCCAAGGATGGCAAAGGCAGAGGCAGACAAGTCATCGCAG TGGCTCGAACCTGCAACCTGATTCTGATAGTGCTTGATGTGTTGAAGCCTCTTGTTCATAAGAAGTTAATAGAACATGAGTTGGAAGGCTTCGGAATTCGACTTAACAAACAGCCACCAAACATTGGCTTCAAGAAGAAGGACAAAGGAGGCATCAACTTCACAGCAACA TGTGCACAAAGTGAGCTTGATGCTGAAACGGTAAAGACTATCCTGGCAGAATACAAGATCCACAATGCCGACATCACTCTGCGCAGTGACGCCACAGCTGATGACCTCATTGATGTGGTGGAGGGAAATCG GGTGTACATCCCGTGCATTTATGTGCTCAACAAAATCGATCAGATCTCCATCGAGGAGCTTGACATCATCTACAAGGTGCCCCACTGTGTGCCGATCTCTGCTCACCACCGCTGGAACTTTGACGACCTGCTGGAAAAGATGTGGGACTACCTAAGGCTTGTGCGCAT TTACACCAAACCCAAAGGCCAGCTACCTGACTACACGTCTCCTGTTGTACTCCCTGATGGACGAACTGCTGTGGAAGATTTCTGCTTAAAGATTCACAAAAATCTCATCAAAGAATTCAAATA TGCACTTGTGTGGGGCTCATCAGTTAAACACAACCCTCAAAAAGTGGGTAAGGACCACATCCTGGAGGATGAAGACGTTATTCAGCTGGTCAAAAAGTAA
- the stard7 gene encoding stAR-related lipid transfer protein 7, mitochondrial, translating to MFQSVPRRPICEIGVNTVRLQSGRSFRRCVEASRTKLDKVPWLDRSMGLLLSWIQRAGVGATEAAGSSQKRKNLLSIFADHCGFVTGQRLRRACQIAELYSNLYSERTRWTLVGNIWRRFQSKHAPTGKLIAALAGVFMWDNEKIQDEEIRRCGLELEALEAVKRMNTSSGTLAGQVEPGWETVMEKKDFKVWKRPIPNSHLYEYRVLGSYNDVTPRQFFNVQLDTEYRKKWDSLVIKLEVVDRDVSTGSEVVHWATHFPYPMYSRDYVYVRRYDVDVENNLMILVSRAVQHPRVPESQEFVRVHSYQSKMVIRPHKSFDENGFDYLLTYSDDPQTVFPRYCVSWMVSSGMPDFLEKLHTAALRAKNLEVGIYDYAGVIKSSDTNRQPSQERLTGDNPHTGSSGQIYA from the exons ATGTTTCAATCTGTTCCCCGTCGTCCGATTTGCGAGATTGGAGTAAACACAGTTAGGCTACAGAGTGGCAGGTCATTCAGGAGATGTGTCGAAGCTAGCAGAACAAAGCTTGACAAGGTGCCATGGCTTGATCGGAGTATGGGCCTGCTACTGTCCTGGATCCAGAGGGCAGGTGTGGGTGCCACTGAGGCCGCAGGATCCAGCCAAAAGAGGAAGAACTTGCTCTCCATATTTGCGGACCATTGTGGCTTTGTAACTGGCCAGAGGCTTCGACGTGCTTGTCAAATCGCCGAACTGTACTCCAACCTGTACTCTGAGCGGACCAGGTGGACCCTGGTTGGAAACATATGGCGCAGATTTCAGAGCAAGCACGCTCCTACTGGGAAACTTATCGCTGCTCTGGCTGGTGTCTTCATGTGGGATAATGAGAAGATTCAAGATGAGGAAATTCGCAG GTGTGGACTGGAGCTAGAGGCACTAGAGGCTGTAAAACGTATGAACACATCATCTGGGACTTTGGCTGGGCAGGTCGAGCCTGGCTGGGAAACTGTGATGGAAAAGAAGGACTTCAAAGTGTGGAAGCGTCCAATTCCCAATAGTCACCTCTATGAATACAGAG TGTTGGGATCCTATAATGATGTCACCCCAAGACAGTTCTTCAATGTTCAG TTGGATACAGAATACAGGAAGAAGTGGGATTCTCTGGTTATCAAACTTGAAGTGGTGGACCGTGATGTCAGCACAGGCTCTGAAGTTGTGCACTGGGCAACACACTTTCCT TATCCCATGTACTCAAGAGACTATGTGTATGTGCGTCGCTATGATGTTGATGTAGAGAATAACCTGATGATCCTGGTGTCCAG AGCTGTTCAACACCCTCGTGTTCCAGAAAGTCAAGAATTTGTCAGAGTTCATTCGTACCAGTCAAAGATGGTCATTCGTCCACACAAGTCATTTGATGAG AATGGATTTGATTACCTGCTGACCTACAGTGATGACCCACAGACAGTCTTTCCACGTTATTGTGTGAGCTGGATGGTGTCGAGTG GCATGCCTGATTTCCTGGAAAAGCTGCATACTGCTGCCTTGAGAGCTAAGAACTTGGAGGTGGGGATCTACGACTATGCAGGTGTTATTAAATCCAGTGACACAAACCGCCAGCCATCCCAGGAGCGCCTCACTGGAGACAACCCCCACACAGGCAGTTCTGGGCAGATCTACGCCTGA